The sequence CGGGAGATGCTGGTCAAGGTCATGGCGAGCGGCATCTGCGGCAGCGACGTCATGGAATGGTATCGCATTAAAAAGGCCCCCCTGGTGCTGGGACACGAGATCGCCGGCGAGATCGTGAAGACGGGAGACGAGGTCGGCCGCTACCACCCGGGCCAGCGGGTCTTCGTCTCGCACCACATACCGTGCAACACGTGCCGGTACTGCCTCAGCGGCAACCACACGGCGTGCGAGACGCTGCACACCACCAATTTCTTCCCCGGCGGGTTCGCCGAGTACCTGCGCGTGCCGGAGCTGAACGTGGACCGCGGCGTCTTCCCCCTCCCCGATGACATGACCTACGACCAGGCCACCTTCATCGAGCCGCTCGCCTGCGTCGTGCGCGGCCAGAGGCTCGCGCAACTCGAGGCGGGCCAGAGCGTGCTCGTCCTGGGAAGCGGCATATCGGGGCTTCTGCACGTGGCCCTCGCAAAGGCCCTCGGGGCAGGGAGGATAATCGCGACCGACATAAGCCGCTACCGCATGGACGCGGCGCGGCGCTTCGGGGCGGACGGGGTCATAGCGGCGCATGACGACGTGCCGGCGCGCGTCAAAGAGCTGAACGACGGGAGGCCGGCCGACCTGGCCATCGTCTGCGCCGGGGAGCTCTCCGCCTACGAGCAGGCCCTCGCGTCCCTTGACCGGGGCGGCAGGCTGCTCTGCTTTGCACCGACCAGGCCGGGCGTCGCCCTGCCGGTGCCGATAAACGACTTCTGGCGGAACGGGATCGCCATACTGCCGTCCTACGGGGGGAGCCCCAGGGACATCATGACGGCCATGGACCTCATCAGGGCAGGGCGGGTACCGGTGGAGGAGATGATCACCCACCGCCTCCCCCTGGAAGAGGCCGCCGAGGGGTTCAGGCTGGTCGCTGAGGCGTCGGAGTCGATAAAGGTGATCCTCCTGCCGCACGGCCGGTAAGCCGGGTGAATGAGCCGGATGAAAGACCCGTCACGCGAAGCAAGGAGGGAGGAACACATGGGCGAGGAAGTCTGGGCGAAGGCGGCGACGGCCATGATCGCGGCGGGAGCCATCCCGTTGCCCGTGAGCGACACCGTGCTCGAACTGCTGCGAACCATCATGGACGAGGAGGAGGCGGCGTTCATCCCCATCTTCACCAAGCCCTCGCTGAACATGGAGGAGATAAGGGAGCGCTGCGCGATGGACGATGCCGCCATCGGGTCCATGCTGGACCGGCTCCTGCACAAGGGGGTGCTCATGGTCACCACCAGCAGGAGCACGGGGGTTGAGGTCTATACCCTCATGCCCCCCTTCCCGGGCCTCTTCGAGCTGACCCTGGTGCGCGGGGAGAAGGGGGAGAAGGAGCGGCGGCTCGCGGTCCTCTTCGAGAGGCTCTTCGAGGAGCTCTCCCGGCTGGTGCAGGCCAACTACGAGAACGTGGTCGAGGCCCTGAAGGTCATACCGCCCCTAACCAGGGTGGTGCCGGTGGAATGCGAGGTGGACTTCGGGGGGGAGGGCGTCATGCCCCTGGAGGACGCCATGGAGATCGTGGACAAGTTCGACACCTTCGCCGTCAGCCACTGCTACTGCCGGCATCACAAGGACCTCCTCGGCAAACCGTGCGGGGTGACGGACGAGAAGCTGAACTGCCTCACCTTCGGAAGGTCGGCCAGGTTCATGATCGACTACGGTTTCGGGAAAGAGATCTCCCGCGAGGAGACCAAGAGGATACTCAGGGAATGCGAGGAAGCGGGCCTGGTCCACAAGTTCTTCCACGAGAAGAACGACCCGGAGAGGGACGAGTTCGCCCTCTGCAACTGCTGCAAGTGCTGTTGCGGCACCTTCGAGCTCCATTACCGCGGGGCCGCCCCCATGCATACCTACGCTTCGCACCGGGCGGTCATAGACGCCGAGCTGTGCAACGCCTGCGGGGTGTGCGTGGAGATGTGCCCCATGGAGGCGGTGTCGCTCGCCGACGGCGCGGCCGTCGTGGACGAGAAGAAGTGCATCGGGTGCGGCGTGTGCGCCTACCACTGCGCGAGCGAAGCCGCCACGCTGGAACGCACCGGCATGCGGCAGGTCTACGTCCCCCCTCCCCGCAAACGATGAGGGAACGGAGAATATTCACTCCAAGATGCGCCGCATGAAACACAACGCCATGCAGGCGCATGTTCTTGGTATTATCTACCATTTATCGATCAAGAAAAGGGGCTATGCTCACCGGGCGGGATTTTTCCGGACTACAACCAGAGCGGCCATGTAGCCTTCCTCCAGGGGCAGGCGACCGGGAGGGAACACGCATGCGAGGCGCCGCCGGAGCCCGTTCCCTCCGGACGCACGTCATCTTTCGTGAGGGGTGAGCCTGCCGTCCGCCATCCCGAAGGCGCGGTCGGCGACCTTCACGATGTCCTCGTCGTGGGTGACGATGATGACGCACTTGCCGTCCTCCCGCGCCAGCTTGACCAGGATGTCCACCACCACGCGACCCGTGGCGCTGTCCAGGTTGCCCGTGGGCTCGTCGGCCAGGATGATGTCGGGGTCGTTGGCCATGGCCCGGGCGATGGCCACCCGCTGCTTCTCTCCCCCGCTCATCCGGTTGGCATTGGCCCGCTGCAGCCTCCCGTCTATGCCCATGCGGGAGAGCAGCTCCTCCGCCCTGCCGCGCTGCCGCGACGCGGGTACCGCCAGCAGGTCCATGGGCAGCATGACGTTCTCCAGCGCCGTCAGGGCCGAGATGAGGTTGAAGAACTGGAAGACGAAACCCACCCTTTCCCGGCGATAACGGATGAGGTCCGCCGTCGGGGAGGCGATATCCTCGCCGAAGGCCCATATCTCGCCCCCGTCGGGGCTCTCCAGGGAACCGACGAGGTAGAGCAGGGTGGTCTTGCCGGACCCGGAGGGCCCCACGATCACCGTCACCTCGCCCTTCCGCGCCTCGAAGCTCACGCCGTCCACGGCGACGACATCCCCCGCCTTGGCCCGGAAGGTCTTGCTCAACTCCTTAACCCGCAGCGTGTCCTGCACGGGCAGGTCACCTCCCGCTTCTTTCCTATTCCATGCTGAGGACCCGCGCCGGTCTCAGCCTCGTTATCCATATCACCGGCACCGCCATCCCCAGCAGGCTGATGCCGGTCAGGATGAGGATGCCGTAGACGAGCAAATCCGCCTGGTATATCACGTTCAGGTCGACGGTCTCCTCCTTCTTCGTGACGGGCGTGTAGAGGCCGCCTTCCTTGTACAGCTTGCGGTCCGAGAGGTAATCGCCGGTGTACGCCTTTTTCTCCACCACCTCGACGCTCTTCTCCGTGCTTTCGGAGAGCAGCCAGTTCCCGAGGCCCTCGCTTATGAGGATGGCGGCGCCGGTGGCGAGGATGACCGACACCAGGCAGATGCAGATGACCTCCACCGCGTACTGGCCCACCACCTGGAGGTCCGTGGCCCCTATGGCCTTGAGCACCCCCAGCTCCCTGGTCCTGCCCCCGATGATGATGGCCATGGCCAGAAGGATGATGAGGGCGCAGGCCCCCAGGGCGCCCGCCAGGCCTATGGTCGAGGTATTCCCCA is a genomic window of Actinomycetota bacterium containing:
- a CDS encoding ABC transporter ATP-binding protein, whose translation is MRVKELSKTFRAKAGDVVAVDGVSFEARKGEVTVIVGPSGSGKTTLLYLVGSLESPDGGEIWAFGEDIASPTADLIRYRRERVGFVFQFFNLISALTALENVMLPMDLLAVPASRQRGRAEELLSRMGIDGRLQRANANRMSGGEKQRVAIARAMANDPDIILADEPTGNLDSATGRVVVDILVKLAREDGKCVIIVTHDEDIVKVADRAFGMADGRLTPHER
- a CDS encoding 4Fe-4S binding protein; protein product: MGEEVWAKAATAMIAAGAIPLPVSDTVLELLRTIMDEEEAAFIPIFTKPSLNMEEIRERCAMDDAAIGSMLDRLLHKGVLMVTTSRSTGVEVYTLMPPFPGLFELTLVRGEKGEKERRLAVLFERLFEELSRLVQANYENVVEALKVIPPLTRVVPVECEVDFGGEGVMPLEDAMEIVDKFDTFAVSHCYCRHHKDLLGKPCGVTDEKLNCLTFGRSARFMIDYGFGKEISREETKRILRECEEAGLVHKFFHEKNDPERDEFALCNCCKCCCGTFELHYRGAAPMHTYASHRAVIDAELCNACGVCVEMCPMEAVSLADGAAVVDEKKCIGCGVCAYHCASEAATLERTGMRQVYVPPPRKR
- a CDS encoding alcohol dehydrogenase catalytic domain-containing protein: MPVPDIGPREMLVKVMASGICGSDVMEWYRIKKAPLVLGHEIAGEIVKTGDEVGRYHPGQRVFVSHHIPCNTCRYCLSGNHTACETLHTTNFFPGGFAEYLRVPELNVDRGVFPLPDDMTYDQATFIEPLACVVRGQRLAQLEAGQSVLVLGSGISGLLHVALAKALGAGRIIATDISRYRMDAARRFGADGVIAAHDDVPARVKELNDGRPADLAIVCAGELSAYEQALASLDRGGRLLCFAPTRPGVALPVPINDFWRNGIAILPSYGGSPRDIMTAMDLIRAGRVPVEEMITHRLPLEEAAEGFRLVAEASESIKVILLPHGR